From the Candidatus Rokuibacteriota bacterium genome, the window CGTTCCGCCCGGAGGGCCGCTCCTCCGAACACCGCGTGGGTCAGCCGCTCGCCACGCTGACGCTGGAGACCCAGCGTCACGTTCTCGAGCGCCGTCATCCGGTGGAAGAGCCGGAGATCCTGGAAGGTCCGGGCGAGCCCCAGCGCCACGATGCGGTCGGGCCCGAGGCCCGTGATGTCGTGGTCGCGGTAGCGCACGTGTCCGGCCGAGGGCCGGACGAAGCCCGAGATGAGGTTGAAGGCCGTCGTCTTGCCGGCGCCGTTGGGGCCGATGAGGCTGGTCACCTTCCCCTGCTCGACCGAGCAGGACAGCGCGTCCACGGCCCGCAGGCCGCCGAAGTCCTTGGTCAGGCCCTCGATCTCGAAGTACGCCACGCTAGCGGGCCGGCCGCTCGCGGAGGAGCCCCGCGGGCAGGAAGCGCATGAACGCGATGAGCAGCACCCCGTACAGGATGCGGCGCAGCGGATCGGCGATGCTGGACGGCACCGCCAGGAACTTGAGCAGCTCCGGCAGGACGATGAGCACCAGCGCGCCCAGCATGGAGCCGAGCACGTTGCCCTTGCCGCCGATGATGACGATCGCCAGGATGAAGATCGACTCGTGGATGTCGAAGCTCGGGGGATCGATGAACGAGGTCACGCCCGCGTAGAGCGCGCCGCCCAGCGCGGCCAGCGCGCAGCCGACGACGAAGACCTGCACCTTGAAGCGCGTCACGTCCTTGCCGAGCGAGCGGGCGGCTCCCTCGTCCTCCCGGATGGCCCGGAGCACGGCCCCGAAGGGGGACACGGCGATCCGCCAGGCCACCCACCCCGCGAGCCCGGCGAGCGCCACCGCGAGCACGAGCAGGCTGCGGTAGCTCGCGAAGGGGAAGCCGGAGAGCGACGGGCGGGGGATGCCCGAGATCCCGAACGGGCCGTTGGTCAGCGCCGGCCAGTTCAGCAGGACGCTGACGATGATCACCTGGAAGCCGAACGACGCGATGATGTAGTGGTCGCCGGTGACCTTGAGCGTGGGCACGGCCAGCAGCGCGGCCACCAGCGCCGCGATCCCCATGCCGACGCCGGCGGCGGCGAAGAAGTTGGCGCCGGCCTTCGTGGTCAGCAGCGCCGTCGCGTACGCGCCGATGGCCATGAACGCCGCGTGGGCGATGGACACCAGCCCGGTGAGCCCGACGAGCAGGTTCAGCGAGACCGCCAGGATGGCGTAGAGGCTGGCCAGGATCAGCACGTAGAAGACGTAGTCCACCGGCTGCTACTTCGCCTGCCGCGGCCCCAGCAAGCCCGTGGGGCGGAGAAGGATGAACGCGGCGAGGACGCCGAAGGCGATGGCCTGCTTCCACTCGGAGGCGATCTTCCAGATGCCGACGTTCTCGACGACCCCGATCAGGAATCCGCCCGCCACGCCGCCGGACAGGGCGCTGGTGCCCCCGACGATGACGGAGATGGTCGCGATGAGGAGGGCGCTCATCCCCGAGGACGGCGCGATGCCGGTGTCGATGGCCGAGAGCACCACGGAGCAGCCGGCCAGGAGGGAACCCACCGCGTAGACGACGAGGCGGATCCGGTCCTCGTTGATGCCCACGATCTCGGTCATCTCCGGGTCCGCCGCCAGCGCGCGGATGGCCTGGCCCACGCGGCTCCGCCGGAGGAACAGCGCCAGGCCGCCCCAGAGGCCGAGGCTCGCGGCGAGGCCCACGATCTGCAGGCCGGTGATCCAGACGGGGCCCACCCGCAGGCCCTGCTGGAGCGGCTCGGCCACGGGCACCAGGCGCGGATCACTCTTCCAGACGATGATCACGAGGTTCTCGATGAGGACGTAGAGCCCGAGCGAGCTGAGCAGGGTCTCCATGTCGGAGGCCCCGATGCCCCGCAGGGGCCGGTACAGGAACCGCTCGATGGCCATGCCGAGCAACGCCGTCACGAGGAGCGTGGCCGCCACCGCCACGACGAAGGGAGCCTCGAGGGCCGCGAGGGTGTGAAAGAACACGTAACCGCCCAGCGTGTAGACGCCGCCGTGGGCGAAATGGAAGGTCCGGGTCGTCCCGTAGACCACCCAGAACCCCAGCGCCAGCAGCGCGTACGCGCTCCCCGCGATGAGGCCGTTGACGGTCAGCTGGAGCAGCTCGCCCATGGGTATCGGGGAGGGGGAGTGCCCCCCTCCCCGCCGGGGAGATCCTAGCGCCCGTAGGGGGTGAGCTTGCCCCCCTTCACCACCATGAAGCGCGCCGGCCAGACGACCTGGCCGTCCTGGTCGAAGTTGAGAGTCCCCGAGACACCCTCGAAGTTCTTCACCTTGTAGAGGAAGTCCCGGATCTGGGGGCCCGTGGTGGCGCCGCTGGCGAGCGCGGCGCCGAGGAGCCGGTAGCCGTCGTAGCACGTGGCCACGTAGATGGCCGGCACCTTCCCGTGCTTCGCCTTGTAGCGCGCCACGAACTCGCGCATCTTGGGCGTGCCCCCCACCGGATCCCATGGCCACTGGGGCATGATCGCGCCCTCGCGGGCGGCCCCGGCGATCTCGGTGGTGACGGGCGCGCTGGCGCCGGAGTACAGCAGCCACGGCGTCTCGATGCCGAGCTGCTTGGCCTGCTTGAGCGCGTAGCCGATCTCCTTGTCGTGGCTGTACATGAAGATGAGGTCCGGCGCCGCGGCCCGGATCTTGGTGAGCGGCGTCCGGTAATCGGTGGCCCCGATGTCGTGGGCCTCGGC encodes:
- a CDS encoding branched-chain amino acid ABC transporter permease → MDYVFYVLILASLYAILAVSLNLLVGLTGLVSIAHAAFMAIGAYATALLTTKAGANFFAAAGVGMGIAALVAALLAVPTLKVTGDHYIIASFGFQVIIVSVLLNWPALTNGPFGISGIPRPSLSGFPFASYRSLLVLAVALAGLAGWVAWRIAVSPFGAVLRAIREDEGAARSLGKDVTRFKVQVFVVGCALAALGGALYAGVTSFIDPPSFDIHESIFILAIVIIGGKGNVLGSMLGALVLIVLPELLKFLAVPSSIADPLRRILYGVLLIAFMRFLPAGLLRERPAR
- a CDS encoding branched-chain amino acid ABC transporter permease, with protein sequence MGELLQLTVNGLIAGSAYALLALGFWVVYGTTRTFHFAHGGVYTLGGYVFFHTLAALEAPFVVAVAATLLVTALLGMAIERFLYRPLRGIGASDMETLLSSLGLYVLIENLVIIVWKSDPRLVPVAEPLQQGLRVGPVWITGLQIVGLAASLGLWGGLALFLRRSRVGQAIRALAADPEMTEIVGINEDRIRLVVYAVGSLLAGCSVVLSAIDTGIAPSSGMSALLIATISVIVGGTSALSGGVAGGFLIGVVENVGIWKIASEWKQAIAFGVLAAFILLRPTGLLGPRQAK